The genomic segment CCTCGACCGGTACGCCGACGGGCTGGTCGAGGCGATCGACAAGGCCGGCGGGAAGCTCCTAGTGAAGCAGGGGCAGTTCCTGGCGACGGTCGGGCAGACCGGCACGTCCGCGCACAGGGAACTCGGGGCGAAGAACGCCCACCTGCACCTGCATGCCGTGCGGAACGGGCAGATCGTCGATCCGTTCGGCGTGACCTTTCAGGGCGTCACGAAGGGCAGCCCGTACGTGGCGGCCACACCCGGTGCGGCCCCCACTCCAGCGAAGACTTTCGATCAGTACGTGCGGGAAGCGCAGCGCCTCACGGACGCCGTGACGAAGTACGCGCCGGGCGGCTCCGCGCCGGACGGGGAGCGGTGGCGCACCGCGACGAACCAGCTGAAGAAGTTCCGGGAGGAGAACGAACTGGCCGCGCAGGCGCTCGAATGGGTGGGCCTGCAGGCCGGGAAGACCGGCCGGGCGACGTCCGAGTACGGGCAGCAGTTCGACCGACTCAAGGGGCAGCTGGACGTCACCGCCAGCCTGGACAACCTGGGCCGCCCGGCGGCGGAAGTCACGAACCGACTGGAAGCCATCCGCAAGGAGGCGCTGGCCGGTGCGGAGGCCGAGAAGAAACGGTGGGGTGAAACCGCGAAGTACAAGGCCCTGCTGGACCTCGCAGGGGACGCCACGAAGAAACTGGAACAGGTCCGGGGCCGCCGGGCGGAACTCACGCCCCTGCAACGCGAACAGCAGCAGCAGCGGGATGCCGTGGCCCAGCAGCGGATGGAAGCCTCACTGCGAAACGCGGGCCGTGACCGCCTCGATCAGATCGTCGCGGGCGGCGTGACGCCCGAGGTCAGTCTCGCCAGGTGGCAGGCGGCGCAGGCGGAGATCAAGCGCCGCCAGGACGCCGCCGAACGGGCCGACAGGAAACGCGAGGAGGACGCCAGGAAGGCGGGCGAGAACCGCCTGGCCGCCGAGCGGGCCCTCGCGGACGGCCGCCTCGACGTGGCCCGCCGCAGCGCCGAGGCGGTCGTGGGCACCTACGACCTGGAGGTCAAGCGGGCCGGGGAGAGTGCTGCCGCCCGCCTCGCCGTGGAGGAACGCCTGGGCGCGGACGTCCTGGCGGCCCGGAACGTGCAGGCTACGCTGGCCGCCCAGGGGGAGGTCACGCGCCTGCAACGCGAACGGAACGCCGCCGTGAACGCCACGGGCCTGACCCTGCGCCAGCGGCAAGACCTGTGGGCGCAGTACGGTCAGCGGATCGCCCAGGTGCAGGCCGCGCTGGGTACGACCCTGGCCACACAGGAGGCGGAGGCGGCGCAGGCCCTGCAGGCCCTTCAGGACCGGGCCTTCAGTGAAGAGAACGCTGGCAAGGCGGAAGCGTACGCGGCCCGGTTGCGGGCCACCATCGCCAGCCTGCCCGGGCAGACCGGGGAGGGCCTGATCACCCTCTACGGCGAGGCGCGCGCCGCCCGCGACCAGGAACTCCTGAAAGCGGTGTACGACGAGTGGGAACGCCGCCGCCTGGAGGCTGAAGAGGACGCCCGCGTGGTGGCGCAGATGCAGAGCGAAGCGAACCTGTCTGCCGCGCAGGCCGGAGTAGCCACTGCCGAACAGATGATCGGCGAAGGGGACACGGAAGGGGCACTCCAGTTCCTGTCCGACCTGGGCGACGGCTTCCAGACGATGAGCGATCAAGGGGAAGACGCGGTTGACGCGATCAACCTCGTGATTGACGCGGTCAACCCACTTGCCGGGGCGTCTGCTGTCACCGATGAATTCAACAGCTTCGTGTCTGGCCTGTCCGGCACGATCGACGAACAGATCGGGCAGGTGGTGGACCGCCTCGCGGAGGTCACCGATCCGGCCATGCGCGCGAAGTTGCAGGGCCTGCTGAAGGACCTGCGGGCCGACCTTCCGAAGTACGCCGATCCGTACGCAGCTGGGTATCTGCCCGGCAGCAACGGGTTCGTGTCGACCGGTGACGCCCCGGACCTGAAGGAAGCGGCCCGGGCGCGTGACCTGGGGACTCTCCTGAACGAAACCACCGACCCCGCACAGGTGCAGGGCCTGATGGCTGAGGCCGTGGACCTGCTGGCCAGCGAGATGGGCAAGCGACTGCCGGAGAGCATCCGTACCAGCCTTGAGGAGGGTGTGCAGGGCGCGCAGGGGTACCTGGACGCCCTGAGCCTGATCACCGGGGACGCGGTGGTGGACGGCTGGGAACGCGGCACGCAGAAAGCCACTGCCTCGCCGGAGAACCGCTTCGTGGAGCTCACCGACCAGCTGTACGCCCTGCGTGATTCCCTGGGAGATCCGCTCCAGGAGAACGCGATCACGGAAGGCCTGCAGGCGGCCCGTGCGGCCGGGGAACTCACCGAGTCGCAGTTGCAGAGCCTGCTGGAACTGATCCGCCTGATCAAGGGGGAAGTCACGCCGGACCTGGGACTGGTCGGGCAGCAGGAAGGTGCGTACGAGGACCTCGTCACCCGCGCCGGGGACATCGATCAGGGCGTGACGGTCGGGAAGACCGACCGGATGGAAGCCGCCCGGCAGATGCGGACCCTGGCCGCCGAGGCGGACCGTTACGCGCAGGCAGCGGAGGCAGCCGGGAACGCGGAACTGGCCGCGCAGTTCCGGCAGGCGGCGGGCGCGGCCCGTGAAGCGGCCGGTGCGATCGGCACGCTGATGGACGTGCAGGAGTACGCCGGTCACGTGCAGGACCTCGCCGGGGCGTTCAGTGGGCTGGCGGAAGCGACCGGGAACGAGGATCTGGCCGCGAACCTGAACGGCCTGGGGAACCTGGCCGGGAAGGTCGCGGCGCTGGCGGGGGACATCGCGCGGATCGTGGCGAACCCCGCCGACGTGGGCGCCTGGGTGGGCGCCATCACGAAGATCATGTCCGGAATCGGGGAGGCGCTGAACGGGCACCGGAAGGCGTACGAACAGGCCGCGAAGATGCGCGAGGACTTCAACAAGCGTTTCACCCTCCTGAACGGCGACGACTTCGCGAAGACGACCGTCCGCAGCCGCGGCTGGCTCGCCGACACCTTCGGCGGCGGCCCCGAGGTCAAGCAGGTCGTGGACGACTTCGGCCTGAAGATCGCGCAGGCCATCGAGGGCGGCGTGCTGGGCGGGATCAAGAACGGACTGAAGCAGGCGCTGACCACCGGCGACTGGACGAGCTTCAGCAACACCTTCCGGGAATCTGCCTACAGCGGCGTGGTGGACGGGTTGATCGAGGCGGTCTTCAATGACACCCTGAAAGACATCCTGGCCCCCGGCATCAAGGTCCTGACCGACGCGGCGAAGACCCCGGGCGCGGACGATGACGCGGCGGCCGTGGCGGCCTTCGAGGCCGGGATCTTGGCGGCAGAGCAGTTCCTGACCACCACCGGGCAGGCCCTACAACCCAGCCTGAACCGCCTGCGCGGGAATCTGGGCGTCACCCTGGCCGGCAACACGGGCGGGGTGGACACTACGGGCCTGAGCACCCTGCCGGAACCCATTCAGTTCGCGCTGGCCACGCCCCTCCTCGAAGGCGTG from the Deinococcus seoulensis genome contains:
- a CDS encoding phage tail tape measure protein, whose amino-acid sequence is MLDESRFWADFARLQQQVEREGVKLRVDDRAALSATDRVKKDLEALGSLTGQQASEQARAAKVLGAQYQASAHAVREHNATVLAGYRSQTAAGQAEAAATQARTARIREQQAQIRLTSQMATQAARDEKQRSVASITALSNEMVANRNMWQSRQLSDDQVIEAQRRIHQQALLQAQAVDRTSDAYRRLTQIAASAQRTMDSAQGINTPGGFASGVQQGIFSALGNLGPFGQLAEQLAGIYQQYRAAQGDMRDAGADVGRAAGDGVTEGVRARQGEVKKAGEATGEAVEKGMKDALDIRSPSRVLRQVGIWSADGLIDGLKARYAEALQAGRALATQVQRGAQSVNLGASFGISGGTGLGLFSGVGRAAQTGGPSGLSQAAADTKEAVDALSELPEAAAQAELGAAGVEIAAEGMGGAVETAAGHVQALKEAHQEADPAARATAVAEAENAIAFTAVTAAVGALGYALVTGAQKAAEYEQGLAEISLLTDRLPSQLGRVGRGILQVGADARRSFGELKEAYEEILGASVKGTEDDSAALAFLARSANLAKVTREETKVAADALTSLLNAYSQDASQAGRASDLLWASISAGKVRLGEIAGSLGATAGQAAALNVPMEELLGAMALLTTRGIPASTALEYIRSALSNVQKPSQAATDTAKDLGIQFDAAALKSMGLVKFLAQLGQGVGDNSEALATLIGDVGGLQAVLGLLNGGLEDTDGVLAQVTGSAGSLNRQVGKLKGTAEDSVNGFNAAWERTQILFSGSVLGAFTTVLDKGVNPLLEKLGALKSALEDAGNNPHEIRAVLTIDWAKDDATTMAYKLFFSAGQAGKEVNENPYVQIFRRVLSGEVAFRTLQYAQRESVARSLSNEMVTSGLMERAPTPAARIQQIEEVMANFDHYLGVMQAHVRKGTDALLKRDPLVPTALAGEGPLLPGQARTTDVTGMAIVAGVGMAGRTRGTPYDQTYGPNGSWGRHVGEDFFAPVGTKVYAPFSGYASVRQDRAQGNIVDLFDAAGQRLSMIHLDRYADGLVEAIDKAGGKLLVKQGQFLATVGQTGTSAHRELGAKNAHLHLHAVRNGQIVDPFGVTFQGVTKGSPYVAATPGAAPTPAKTFDQYVREAQRLTDAVTKYAPGGSAPDGERWRTATNQLKKFREENELAAQALEWVGLQAGKTGRATSEYGQQFDRLKGQLDVTASLDNLGRPAAEVTNRLEAIRKEALAGAEAEKKRWGETAKYKALLDLAGDATKKLEQVRGRRAELTPLQREQQQQRDAVAQQRMEASLRNAGRDRLDQIVAGGVTPEVSLARWQAAQAEIKRRQDAAERADRKREEDARKAGENRLAAERALADGRLDVARRSAEAVVGTYDLEVKRAGESAAARLAVEERLGADVLAARNVQATLAAQGEVTRLQRERNAAVNATGLTLRQRQDLWAQYGQRIAQVQAALGTTLATQEAEAAQALQALQDRAFSEENAGKAEAYAARLRATIASLPGQTGEGLITLYGEARAARDQELLKAVYDEWERRRLEAEEDARVVAQMQSEANLSAAQAGVATAEQMIGEGDTEGALQFLSDLGDGFQTMSDQGEDAVDAINLVIDAVNPLAGASAVTDEFNSFVSGLSGTIDEQIGQVVDRLAEVTDPAMRAKLQGLLKDLRADLPKYADPYAAGYLPGSNGFVSTGDAPDLKEAARARDLGTLLNETTDPAQVQGLMAEAVDLLASEMGKRLPESIRTSLEEGVQGAQGYLDALSLITGDAVVDGWERGTQKATASPENRFVELTDQLYALRDSLGDPLQENAITEGLQAARAAGELTESQLQSLLELIRLIKGEVTPDLGLVGQQEGAYEDLVTRAGDIDQGVTVGKTDRMEAARQMRTLAAEADRYAQAAEAAGNAELAAQFRQAAGAAREAAGAIGTLMDVQEYAGHVQDLAGAFSGLAEATGNEDLAANLNGLGNLAGKVAALAGDIARIVANPADVGAWVGAITKIMSGIGEALNGHRKAYEQAAKMREDFNKRFTLLNGDDFAKTTVRSRGWLADTFGGGPEVKQVVDDFGLKIAQAIEGGVLGGIKNGLKQALTTGDWTSFSNTFRESAYSGVVDGLIEAVFNDTLKDILAPGIKVLTDAAKTPGADDDAAAVAAFEAGILAAEQFLTTTGQALQPSLNRLRGNLGVTLAGNTGGVDTTGLSTLPEPIQFALATPLLEGVRGLKEAGNVLLEGATIIRDAAKAGFRVTVDGPATTGGYRSTTGTLVGS